A window of the Microbacterium sp. LWH13-1.2 genome harbors these coding sequences:
- a CDS encoding helix-turn-helix domain-containing protein → MTEPSPFGLLLRSLRVGQNLTLEALASRSGVSVRTIGDLERGASVSPQRRTVDALADGLGLDAADQHAFLRAARARPRAALASDGPGAISPHRVFDFSGRDAEIDEALAILYGPPAPDPQRPALIISGAPGIGKTTVAIEILERGERTSGNHNVFLGLDGFSSSPLTPLQVMTAMLRQLPGAEQKPPADLGEARARWRAAVDIAPVTVLLDNVANEAQIRPILSICAGDVVVVTSRRSLAGLEGVRRLRLGPLRRQESISFLRRLIPQAVTDDDALGEVAGLCDDIPLALRVVGNRIASRPAWTVDDLLGRMRKSEDRLRLLVAGDLAVETAISLSYDELDPRTAALFRWISLIDGRTFGAHLAAAAVRSADLAEVESRLDDLTDLGMLEARGGDRYRLHDLMRLFGRSKLRMSVGPDEIERRRDHVRSWLLGSLERAVAWYEPMREPTALGRTGRGFVSAEAASAWIRAETEHWWPAYTEAAERGDDAVVCDVADALHWYSDIWMTWGNWHRFYSLAASAAQRLGDPAKEAAQLGYVAWAEIVEVGDREKAVITGRSALAAARRAGDSAQEGWAQYYIGWASWTLDRLVDADGAALAAIDAFTAGHETAGLENAQVLSSMIKGKRGQFLESIAATEATLARVRSTETSDSLTSIVTQYAACLDLIDAYVAVGRFEDAMRIGESGIAIARSLNDDTRVLLMMRRHIRALIHAGEGEAAIAEADEALTLLGPGSSEAFIFERVRRDVSAIGTLRSPETAVGSA, encoded by the coding sequence TCACCCTTCGGGCTGCTGCTGCGGTCGCTGCGAGTGGGCCAGAACCTGACCCTCGAAGCGCTCGCCTCGCGATCGGGTGTCAGCGTTCGCACGATCGGCGACCTCGAGAGAGGCGCAAGCGTCTCTCCCCAACGCCGCACCGTCGACGCGCTGGCCGACGGACTGGGCCTCGATGCGGCCGATCAGCATGCGTTCCTCCGCGCTGCGCGCGCCAGACCGCGTGCCGCCCTCGCGAGCGACGGCCCTGGGGCGATCTCCCCGCACAGGGTGTTCGACTTCTCGGGCCGCGACGCCGAGATCGATGAGGCGCTCGCGATCCTCTACGGTCCGCCGGCTCCGGATCCGCAGCGCCCCGCACTGATCATCAGCGGGGCCCCGGGAATCGGCAAGACGACCGTGGCGATCGAGATCCTCGAACGGGGAGAGCGGACGAGCGGCAACCACAACGTCTTCCTCGGGCTGGACGGCTTCAGCTCGTCGCCCCTGACTCCGCTGCAGGTGATGACCGCCATGCTGCGCCAGCTCCCCGGAGCGGAGCAGAAACCGCCCGCGGATCTCGGCGAGGCGAGAGCGCGATGGCGGGCAGCCGTCGACATCGCCCCGGTCACGGTGCTGCTCGACAACGTCGCGAACGAGGCGCAGATCCGTCCCATCCTGTCGATCTGCGCCGGCGATGTCGTCGTCGTGACCTCTCGCCGCAGCCTCGCAGGCCTCGAAGGCGTGCGGCGGCTGCGTCTCGGACCACTTCGACGACAGGAGAGCATCTCCTTCCTCCGTCGACTGATCCCGCAGGCCGTGACCGACGATGATGCTCTGGGTGAGGTGGCGGGCCTCTGCGATGACATCCCCCTGGCGCTCCGTGTGGTCGGCAACCGCATCGCCAGCCGACCCGCATGGACCGTCGACGACCTGCTCGGCCGGATGCGCAAGTCGGAGGACCGGCTGCGTCTTCTCGTCGCCGGTGATCTGGCCGTGGAAACCGCCATCTCGCTCTCCTACGACGAGCTCGACCCTCGAACTGCCGCACTGTTCCGCTGGATCTCCCTCATCGACGGGAGGACGTTCGGTGCTCACCTCGCCGCCGCGGCGGTGCGTTCAGCCGATCTCGCCGAGGTCGAGTCTCGCCTGGACGATCTCACCGATCTGGGCATGCTCGAAGCCCGCGGCGGCGATCGCTACCGCCTTCATGATCTGATGCGACTCTTCGGCCGGAGCAAGCTGCGCATGTCGGTCGGACCGGACGAGATAGAGCGGCGCCGCGACCACGTTCGATCCTGGCTGCTCGGAAGCCTGGAGCGCGCGGTCGCCTGGTACGAGCCGATGCGGGAGCCCACGGCCCTCGGCCGCACCGGGAGAGGGTTCGTCAGTGCGGAGGCGGCCTCGGCATGGATCCGCGCCGAGACCGAGCACTGGTGGCCGGCGTACACGGAGGCTGCAGAGCGCGGCGACGATGCGGTGGTCTGCGATGTCGCGGATGCACTGCACTGGTATTCCGACATCTGGATGACGTGGGGCAACTGGCACCGGTTCTACTCGCTCGCGGCGAGCGCGGCGCAGCGCTTGGGGGATCCGGCGAAGGAAGCGGCGCAGCTCGGATATGTCGCGTGGGCTGAGATCGTCGAGGTCGGCGATCGCGAGAAGGCGGTGATCACCGGACGGTCGGCGCTGGCTGCTGCACGGCGCGCCGGGGATTCGGCCCAGGAGGGCTGGGCGCAGTACTACATCGGATGGGCGAGCTGGACCCTGGATCGTCTCGTCGACGCTGATGGGGCTGCCCTCGCTGCCATCGATGCGTTCACGGCTGGGCACGAGACCGCGGGGCTGGAGAACGCCCAGGTGCTGTCTTCCATGATCAAGGGCAAGCGCGGTCAGTTCCTCGAGTCCATCGCGGCGACGGAGGCCACCCTCGCGCGGGTGCGGTCCACGGAGACCTCGGACAGCCTCACCAGCATCGTCACCCAGTACGCGGCGTGCCTCGACCTGATCGACGCCTACGTCGCCGTCGGACGATTCGAGGATGCGATGCGGATCGGCGAGTCGGGCATCGCCATCGCTCGCTCGCTGAACGACGACACCCGAGTGCTGCTCATGATGCGCAGACACATCCGTGCGCTGATCCACGCCGGCGAAGGCGAGGCCGCGATCGCCGAGGCTGATGAAGCCCTGACTCTTCTGGGGCCGGGCAGCAGCGAGGCGTTCATCTTCGAGAGGGTACGTCGTGACGTGTCGGCCATCGGGACGCTGCGATCGCCGGAAACAGCCGTGGGGTCCGCATGA